Below is a window of Oryza brachyantha chromosome 10, ObraRS2, whole genome shotgun sequence DNA.
ATTTCTGTTTATTACAAGTTTTTGGCATGCCATTGAAAGAATAACCGATGAAACGCAATTTGTTTTTCCCAACCTCTCGATCTTATAACAAAAGAATCCATGTGGATGATTAACAACAAGTCAATgagtaataaaattttgctcttACAGATAGGTTTCGATTAATGTCATTGCTAGGGcgatgattaattagttggcAACCGGGGGACAAGTAGCCTAAGAAAAGACTGTCTTGgtcaatttttctttattacagctaataatttcatatgcacacaaaaatatatcacGTGTCCACCGGGCATCcggttttaaatataatacagCAGGCTCGTATTTGCTATTAATTTATTCCTTTTAGTGATAAAGGTATGCTCCAtacgtttcaaaatatatgatatattttatttcgttGGAATAAATGgttgataaaaaattactcTACTAGTATACGATTTTTATGATGCAAATTTagtattattaaatatgtatttgaaGGTACTCtcttatgattatttttatgatacacaaataatatattattaaaatagtcTTTAGTTAAATCTTTAGCTTAATGAAACAAAACAcgttacatattttaatatggatGGACTATTTAGATTTGTTTATAGAATATGTGTGCACATGGGTGGGGCTAGGGCCAACATGGGCAATGCCCCCAACATGTTTGCTTATTTGCTATATACCGCTGattgtttacaaataaaaaataatttatgaattaataaaactttcatatgcatgttcttattgatctaaaacgctaagatgaaaaaataaactataataaaaaatcttaaaatatactctaaatttaaggttaaaagtttaaattttgactgtaatcttataaaaaacaaaaagatgggtTGCACCATGCTAATGATCCTCCCTATAAATTAGTTCAAGTTCACTCACCGTACGTGTGTTCTACATGTATACGAGCTGACGAGAGTACGGCCATGGAGGTGGGCAGCTTGCTACCTGACGTCGCTTCACTCTTCGTTCTTTCCATGGCGACCTTGCTGATCGCAGCAATTTCCACCGTCAGGCGGTGGCATGAAAGTAAGTGGCCGTggaagacggcggcgattAGCGGCCGGGAAgccgtcctccgcctcctcggcgTCCGCCTGGGCGACGTACCGACGACCGTCATCAGGGACGGCGCTGTCGCGGTGGAAGCGCtcgtccgccgcgccggcgcgtTCTCCGACCGCcccgccggtggcggcgccacCTCCATCGTCTCCGGCGGCCGCCTGCACAACATCAACACCGTGCCGTACGGCCCGCTCTGGGTCGCGCTCCGCCGCAACCTCACCTCGGAGGCGTTCCACccggtccgcgccgcgccgcgcgcgggcgctggcggccCTCGTGGAGGACGTCTCCGCGTCCGCGGCGCGccccggcgccggtggcgtgGTGCCCGTCCGCGACTGCCTGTACGCCGCGCTGTTCGCGCTCAACGTGGCCACGTgcttcggcgacggcgtggacgGCGACCTCGTCGGGGCCATGCGCGCCGCGCAGCAGGAGTTCCTCCGCTTCCTCCCCAGCGCCCGCGTCTTCTCCACCTTCCAGACGGTGGCGAGGCTGGTGTACCGGGACCGATGGAGGCAGctgctccgccaccgccggaggCAAGAAGAGATGTATCTCCCACTGATCAGAGCGCGCAAGGAGCAGCGCCGCACTCGCGAcacgacagcgacgacgacgtacgTGGACACCCTCCTAGACCTCAAGGTCCCGGcagacggcgaccggcggcggaaCCTCACCGACGGCGAGATGGTGGGCCTCGTGTCGGAGTACCTTGGCGCAGCCACGGAGATGGTGGTCGCCCAGCTGGAGTGGACGCTGGCGAACCTAACACGGCAGCCGGACATCCAAACCCGGTTGCGcagcgaggtcgaggcggccgccggcggcgagccgtgCGCGTACCTGAGAGCAGTAGTGATGGAGTCTCTCCGGCGGCACCCGCCGGTGTCGTCCGTGCAGCGGCACATGGCGTGCGACGTGACGCTCGGTACCACGCGCGTCGCGCGGGGCAACGTGGTCAGCTTCGCCATAGAAGAAATCGGCAGAGACAACAAGGTCGACCATGCAAACACCGCCATTGACGTGCCACATTTCATATAAATCTTACACTCGCACACACTAATAGTTCCCTCGTCAACTCCATTGACAGGCGTGGGCATGGCCGGAGGAGTTCTCGCCGGAGAGGTTCATGGccggaggggaaggggaaggggtgCGGCTGGCCGTCGGCAGCAAGCAGGAGAAGGCAGCGAAGGTGAAGATGATGCCGTTCGGCGCCGGGCGGAGGACGTGCCCGGGGATGGGCTACGCCATGCTGCACCTGGAGTACTTCCTCGCGAACCTGGTCGCGGCCTTCGAATGGCGCCGCGTCcccgggagggaggaggaggaggcggtggatcTCACGGCGGACTACGGCTTCATCACCACCATGCGGCACCCTCTCCGTGCACTGGTTGTGCCACGGACGGcgatggtggcgccggcgccggcggtggcgttgTGATCAGTGATTCAGTGTCGCACTGTCGCAGCAAAATTCAGTCATTTTTATACAAAGAAGGTTACATGCATTTACACTGTAAAGTTTAAtgcttaaaatatttgacttttttacttgcaatgtttgatcatttgtcttgttcaaaaaattatgaaaatataatttattttgcttgtgacttactttattatcaaaaaaaaaactttaagcacaacttatcattttttatatttatacaatcttttttaataagacaaatgattaaacgttgCAGCCAAAAAGCAAGCATcatacgttatgaaacggaggtagtagtaattTTTCTAGTAAGCAATAATGCACTATAAGAGAATtgtggttaaaaaaaatgattacagCTCAAGGAAAATGCAAGACAGAAAAGTATGAATAACCATTGGCAAGCAATGTGAGCGCAGCACTGAAGGATGCCGAAAAATTTCGTCTGAAATCGCTCGAGAAATGTGGAGACAGTTCTACAGTaaaaccgaaaaataaatattgtttcaAATGGGACCTAGCTGTTCTTTTGGTCGACGAAAGAttaatgataattaatttttagtagTTACTTAACagtataaagataaaatcaaaacatattcTACAAAGGTAAaatgataaacttctatatagaattttttaaaaatatatcgcTTAGCCATTCGAGAAGCGTGCATATAAAAACTAGAGAATAATAGGATTCAAAAGAACAGAGCATCTACAAGAGTcgtttaaaattgatttctaaaaata
It encodes the following:
- the LOC102713402 gene encoding cytochrome P450 89A2-like, with translation MRAAQQEFLRFLPSARVFSTFQTVARLVYRDRWRQLLRHRRRQEEMYLPLIRARKEQRRTRDTTATTTYVDTLLDLKVPADGDRRRNLTDGEMVGLVSEYLGAATEMVVAQLEWTLANLTRQPDIQTRLRSEVEAAAGGEPCAYLRAVVMESLRRHPPVSSVQRHMACDVTLGTTRVARGNVVSFAIEEIGRDNKVDLAGGVLAGEVHGRRGRGRGAAGRRQQAGEGSEGEDDAVRRRAEDVPGDGLRHAAPGLKENARQKSMNNHWQAM